In one window of Verrucomicrobiota bacterium DNA:
- a CDS encoding phosphoenolpyruvate carboxylase, which translates to MDQHDYAQRGFEKIREDLAFLVTCFREVLAELGETDLANRLPWVNKVEIDPKPNPRLCQAYSIAFQLLNMVEENVGAQIRRARESEQGLTSEPGLWAHHLAQMLGDGVTEAELLAILPDIRVEPVLTAHPTEAKRLAVLEQHRALYQLLVQRENRMYTPQEQAAIRDEIKVTLERLWRTGEVLRNKPGVAEERRNVIYYLRDIFPPVVEDLDLRFRQAWADAGLSPGHLLDPARLPRLRFGTWVGGDRDGHPLVTADVTAETFRDLRRAALEVLRRAFSRLVGQLTISGYEHPTPEALSELLGRLSDDTSTPPDAWLFPEEPWRQACFLIEKKITQTVQGQGYKEPKALRNDLEVLYAGLEAIGATRIAQAEVLPVIRLVDVFGFHTAALDIRQNSAFHDQAFAQLLAGASVPEAESFVNMTQAQRLPLLETELKSRRPFLAPGVSVGTEADAVLSCFRVLKEYRDSAGLRGIGSLIVSMTRGVADLLVVYLFAREVGLWVDTPEGPASEVHVVPLFETLEDLEAAPNIIRAYLGIEFVRRSVQLQARFRGSRRPVQQVMLGYSDSNKDSGLLTSQWALHQSQREITRIAGEMGVQIRYFHGRGGTISRGAGPTHRFLEALPHQSVRGDIRLTEQGETIAQKYANPIAATYNLELLLAGVTGITVLQDKRPEPADDAAGLMSELSAKSRDAYRALLAHPGFMDFFRTATPIDALELSRIGSRPSRRSGRRSLADLRAIPWVFSWTQSRYYLPGWFGLGSALTWLKAEWPEGYAHLRKVQRSSPFLRFVITNAETNLFSAERSIMERYATLCPDTEEVKDVFTFILSEFDLSHRTLEELFEEDLTKRRPRFNMTHQVRADALLALHVQQVELLGLWRAARDGQDQEAAADELLTELLVCTNAIASGLRTTG; encoded by the coding sequence ACCTGTTTCCGGGAGGTGTTGGCGGAACTCGGCGAGACTGACCTCGCCAACCGGCTGCCGTGGGTCAACAAGGTGGAAATTGACCCGAAACCGAACCCCCGCCTTTGTCAGGCATATTCGATCGCGTTCCAGCTGTTGAACATGGTCGAGGAAAACGTGGGGGCGCAGATTCGCCGGGCGCGGGAATCGGAACAAGGCTTGACCTCTGAACCCGGGCTTTGGGCCCATCACCTGGCTCAAATGCTCGGCGATGGCGTCACGGAAGCCGAGCTGCTGGCGATCCTCCCGGACATCCGGGTGGAGCCCGTGCTTACGGCGCACCCGACGGAAGCCAAGCGGCTGGCGGTGCTTGAGCAACACCGGGCGCTTTACCAGCTGCTGGTCCAGCGCGAGAACCGCATGTACACCCCGCAGGAACAAGCGGCGATCCGGGACGAGATCAAGGTCACCCTGGAGCGGCTCTGGCGCACCGGCGAGGTCCTGCGCAACAAGCCCGGGGTCGCCGAGGAGCGCCGGAACGTCATTTATTACCTCCGGGACATCTTTCCCCCGGTGGTCGAAGATCTCGACCTGCGTTTTCGCCAGGCCTGGGCCGACGCCGGCCTTAGCCCCGGGCACCTGCTGGACCCGGCCCGGTTACCGCGGCTGCGTTTCGGCACCTGGGTTGGCGGCGACCGGGACGGGCACCCGCTGGTCACGGCGGACGTGACGGCCGAGACCTTCCGCGACCTGCGCCGGGCAGCCCTGGAGGTATTGCGCCGGGCGTTTTCCCGCTTGGTGGGCCAACTCACGATTTCCGGCTACGAGCACCCGACGCCCGAGGCTTTGTCGGAACTGCTGGGCCGGCTGTCCGACGACACCTCAACCCCCCCGGATGCCTGGTTGTTTCCGGAGGAACCCTGGCGCCAAGCCTGTTTCCTTATAGAGAAAAAAATTACGCAAACCGTTCAGGGCCAAGGCTACAAGGAGCCGAAGGCGCTCCGCAACGATCTCGAGGTGCTCTACGCGGGGCTGGAAGCGATCGGCGCGACGAGAATCGCGCAGGCCGAGGTTTTGCCGGTCATTCGCCTGGTTGACGTGTTCGGGTTCCATACCGCCGCCTTGGACATCCGGCAGAACAGCGCGTTTCACGACCAGGCGTTTGCCCAGTTGCTGGCGGGGGCGAGCGTGCCTGAAGCGGAATCCTTCGTGAACATGACCCAGGCGCAACGGCTGCCGCTGCTTGAAACGGAGCTCAAGAGCCGCCGGCCGTTTCTTGCGCCGGGTGTTTCGGTCGGGACCGAAGCCGACGCCGTCCTGAGTTGTTTCCGGGTGTTGAAGGAGTACCGGGACTCGGCGGGCCTTCGGGGGATCGGTTCACTGATCGTGAGCATGACCCGCGGCGTGGCTGACCTGCTGGTTGTGTACCTGTTCGCCCGCGAGGTCGGCTTATGGGTCGACACCCCGGAGGGTCCGGCTTCCGAGGTGCACGTGGTCCCGCTGTTCGAAACCCTTGAGGACCTGGAAGCGGCTCCGAACATCATCCGGGCTTACCTCGGAATCGAATTCGTCCGGCGCAGCGTCCAGCTCCAGGCCCGGTTTCGCGGAAGCCGCCGCCCGGTCCAACAGGTGATGCTGGGGTACAGCGACAGCAACAAGGATTCAGGCCTGCTCACCAGCCAGTGGGCGCTGCATCAAAGCCAGCGCGAGATAACCCGGATCGCCGGTGAAATGGGCGTGCAGATCCGCTATTTTCACGGTCGCGGGGGCACGATCAGCCGTGGCGCCGGCCCGACCCACCGGTTCCTCGAAGCATTACCTCACCAATCGGTGCGGGGCGACATCCGCCTGACCGAACAAGGTGAAACGATCGCTCAGAAATACGCGAACCCAATCGCGGCGACGTATAATCTGGAGCTGCTCCTGGCCGGCGTCACGGGCATCACCGTCCTGCAGGATAAACGTCCCGAGCCGGCGGATGACGCTGCGGGCCTGATGTCTGAACTGTCGGCGAAGAGCCGGGACGCCTACCGGGCGTTGCTGGCGCATCCCGGGTTTATGGATTTCTTCCGGACCGCCACGCCGATCGACGCGCTGGAGCTCAGCCGGATCGGCTCGCGCCCGAGCCGCCGGAGCGGCCGGCGATCCCTCGCGGATCTGCGTGCGATTCCCTGGGTGTTCAGCTGGACCCAGTCGCGCTATTACCTGCCCGGCTGGTTCGGCCTCGGGTCGGCCCTGACGTGGCTGAAAGCTGAGTGGCCGGAAGGCTATGCGCACCTCCGCAAGGTGCAGCGGTCATCCCCTTTCCTGCGCTTCGTCATTACCAACGCCGAGACCAACCTGTTCAGCGCGGAACGCTCAATCATGGAGCGTTACGCGACGTTGTGCCCTGATACTGAAGAAGTAAAAGACGTTTTTACATTCATCCTGTCGGAGTTCGACCTGTCGCACCGGACGTTGGAAGAACTGTTTGAGGAGGACCTCACCAAACGGCGGCCGCGCTTCAACATGACGCACCAGGTCCGGGCCGATGCGTTGCTCGCGCTGCACGTGCAGCAGGTGGAGCTGCTGGGGCTTTGGCGGGCTGCCCGCGACGGCCAGGACCAGGAAGCAGCAGCCGATGAACTCCTGACCGAACTGCTGGTCTGCACCAACGCGATCGCCAGCGGGTTGCGTACCACCGGATAG
- the thiC gene encoding phosphomethylpyrimidine synthase ThiC: MTTESFFPNSRRVYVPGNLHPSVRVAMREIDQSRTRLPDGSLEDNPPIPVYDTSGPWGDPDQQPNVEAGLAPMRLRWITERGDVEAWQGREARPEDDGYLSAVHAERARSKPGRQSIQLFQGAKRPTLRASAGHPVTQLWYARRGIITPEMEYIAIRESLGQARPEGGGAGKNGSNGGRGSKAVITPEFVRNEVARGRAIIPANINHPESEPMIIGRQFLVKINANIGNSAVASSIDEEVEKMRWATKWGADTVMDLSTGKNIHATREWIIRNSPVPIGTVPIYQALEKAGGRAEELTWEIYRDTLVEQAEQGVDYFTVHAGVLLRYIPLTARRRTGIVSRGGSILAKWCLAHHRENFLYTHWDEICEIMAAYDVSFSIGDGLRPGSIDDANDEAQFGELKTQGELTRRAWDHGVQVMNEGPGHVPMHLIRENMEKQLEWCHEAPFYTLGPLTTDIAPGYDHITSAIGAAMIGWYGTAMLCYVTPKEHLGLPDRDDVKEGVIAYKVAAHAADLAKGHPSSQVRDDAISKARFEFRWEDQFNLSLDPDTARAYHDATLPQEGAKTAHFCSMCGPHFCSMKITEDVRRYAAEKQISADEALEAGLKEMAQEFVESGGEVYH, encoded by the coding sequence ATGACCACCGAGAGTTTCTTCCCAAACAGCCGTCGCGTTTACGTTCCGGGAAATCTGCACCCTTCCGTGCGGGTCGCGATGCGTGAAATTGACCAATCGCGTACGCGCCTGCCGGATGGCTCACTTGAGGATAATCCGCCGATACCCGTCTATGATACGAGCGGCCCGTGGGGCGACCCGGACCAGCAACCGAACGTTGAGGCCGGCCTGGCGCCGATGCGCCTGAGGTGGATCACGGAACGGGGCGACGTCGAGGCGTGGCAAGGACGGGAGGCTCGGCCGGAGGACGACGGGTACCTCAGCGCCGTCCATGCGGAGCGGGCCCGGAGCAAGCCCGGCCGTCAGAGCATCCAGCTGTTTCAGGGGGCGAAGCGACCCACGCTCCGCGCCTCGGCCGGGCATCCGGTGACCCAGCTCTGGTATGCTCGCCGGGGCATCATCACTCCGGAGATGGAGTACATCGCGATCCGGGAAAGTCTTGGCCAAGCCCGGCCGGAAGGTGGCGGGGCGGGTAAAAACGGGTCGAATGGAGGCCGGGGGAGCAAAGCCGTTATCACCCCGGAATTCGTCCGCAACGAGGTTGCCCGGGGCCGTGCGATCATCCCGGCGAACATCAACCATCCTGAATCGGAGCCGATGATCATCGGGCGGCAATTTCTCGTAAAAATCAACGCAAATATCGGCAATTCAGCGGTTGCCTCCAGTATTGATGAGGAGGTCGAGAAGATGCGGTGGGCGACCAAGTGGGGCGCCGACACCGTCATGGACCTGTCGACAGGCAAGAACATTCATGCCACCCGGGAATGGATCATCCGGAACAGCCCCGTGCCGATCGGAACCGTGCCGATCTACCAGGCCCTGGAAAAGGCTGGAGGCCGGGCGGAAGAGCTAACCTGGGAGATCTATCGGGACACGCTTGTCGAGCAGGCGGAACAGGGGGTCGACTATTTCACGGTGCACGCCGGCGTGCTGCTCCGTTACATTCCCCTCACCGCACGGCGGCGGACGGGAATCGTGTCGCGCGGGGGATCAATCCTGGCCAAGTGGTGCCTGGCCCATCACCGGGAAAATTTTCTTTACACGCACTGGGATGAGATTTGCGAGATCATGGCCGCGTACGACGTCAGTTTCTCAATCGGGGACGGTTTGCGCCCGGGCTCGATCGATGATGCGAATGACGAGGCGCAGTTTGGCGAGCTGAAAACGCAGGGCGAACTCACCCGCCGCGCTTGGGACCACGGTGTTCAGGTGATGAACGAAGGCCCGGGTCACGTGCCGATGCACCTGATTCGGGAAAACATGGAAAAGCAATTGGAATGGTGCCACGAGGCGCCGTTCTACACCCTGGGGCCGCTCACCACGGACATCGCGCCGGGGTACGATCACATCACCAGCGCAATCGGCGCCGCCATGATCGGGTGGTACGGCACGGCGATGCTTTGCTATGTGACGCCCAAAGAGCACCTTGGGCTACCCGATCGTGACGACGTGAAGGAGGGCGTGATCGCCTATAAAGTCGCGGCTCACGCGGCCGATCTCGCGAAAGGGCATCCGTCGTCACAGGTACGGGATGACGCCATCAGCAAAGCGCGGTTTGAGTTTCGGTGGGAAGACCAGTTTAACCTGAGCCTGGACCCGGACACCGCGCGGGCTTATCACGATGCCACCCTGCCCCAGGAAGGGGCGAAAACCGCCCACTTCTGTTCCATGTGCGGACCGCATTTCTGCTCGATGAAAATCACCGAGGACGTCCGGCGCTATGCGGCCGAAAAACAGATCAGCGCGGATGAAGCGCTTGAGGCGGGGCTAAAAGAAATGGCGCAGGAGTTCGTGGAGAGCGGCGGCGAAGTATACCATTAG
- a CDS encoding SgcJ/EcaC family oxidoreductase: MKIRLLGALVGLAINFAVPTFAQEKETVDPQTAQQIRALSIKYDEAFNNNDAAALAALYMEDAVEVTDTGPIYGREAIEKHFADVFKQVHVTNHLGEGDQYSPHIIGPGNEIWANGEWSLTFQGKSGGPIQAKGYWSAIDTREGDTWKIRMLTWNVTPPPPAPAQTK, from the coding sequence ATGAAAATACGCTTACTCGGTGCCCTAGTTGGATTGGCAATCAACTTTGCTGTGCCGACTTTTGCCCAGGAAAAAGAAACGGTCGATCCACAAACAGCCCAGCAGATTCGTGCGTTGAGTATCAAGTATGACGAGGCATTCAACAACAACGACGCGGCCGCCCTGGCTGCGCTCTACATGGAGGACGCGGTTGAGGTGACGGATACAGGCCCGATTTACGGTCGGGAGGCCATCGAGAAACATTTTGCAGACGTGTTCAAGCAAGTTCATGTCACCAACCATCTTGGCGAAGGCGATCAGTATTCCCCTCACATTATAGGCCCGGGCAATGAGATATGGGCGAATGGAGAATGGAGTCTGACTTTTCAAGGCAAGAGCGGCGGTCCTATACAAGCCAAGGGCTATTGGTCCGCGATTGATACTCGTGAGGGCGATACTTGGAAAATTCGGATGCTCACTTGGAACGTAACCCCACCGCCGCCTGCGCCTGCTCAGACGAAATAG
- a CDS encoding recombinase family protein produces MKMGYARVSSVEQNLDLQLRALEKAGCKKIFREKASGAKRERPQFERMLDQLRAGDTIVVWKLDRLARSTRHLLETMEAIRTASAKFQSLSEPWADTTTHAGKMIMTILAGIAEFERDPIRERTSAGREAAQKRGVRFGRPRKLSVDQQRPARRLVLEGKAVSEMGYE; encoded by the coding sequence TTGAAGATGGGCTACGCGCGCGTTTCGAGCGTCGAACAGAACCTGGACCTGCAACTTCGAGCGCTGGAGAAAGCCGGCTGCAAAAAGATCTTCCGGGAGAAAGCCTCCGGCGCCAAACGCGAGCGGCCCCAATTTGAGCGGATGCTCGATCAGTTGCGGGCCGGCGACACGATCGTGGTCTGGAAACTCGACCGTTTGGCGCGTTCGACCCGTCACTTGTTGGAAACCATGGAAGCCATCCGTACGGCGAGCGCAAAGTTTCAGTCGCTCTCCGAGCCGTGGGCCGATACCACCACGCACGCGGGCAAAATGATCATGACGATTCTCGCGGGAATCGCGGAGTTTGAGCGCGACCCGATCCGCGAGCGGACCAGCGCTGGTAGGGAAGCGGCCCAGAAGCGCGGCGTGCGCTTCGGGCGGCCTCGCAAACTGAGCGTCGATCAGCAACGGCCGGCCCGACGGCTGGTTCTGGAAGGCAAAGCCGTTTCCGAGATGGGGTATGAGTAG
- a CDS encoding DUF4158 domain-containing protein, which yields MPIEFLNDLQRRSHGRFNAEPTPDQLARYFHLDDADRALIHAHRGDHNRLGFAVQLCMARFPGTFLETPSETPKGVIAFVGQQLGIRELTAFTEYCDGRTRKAHVSEIRRRYGFCDFSDRSGRFRLQRWLYALCWTGTDRPGVLFDRAVAWLITHKILLPGVTVLERLVARIRRRTHERVWGLLTQALAAETTIKLEALLRIPDGGHASVSDHLRKGPAAHAQGPGCGRDSAEPSRPAPLGPERPGRRGPRGRVRPRRARSVGSRGGPSGALGPPPGRRLLSRALRELSSGAHLFAQPAADGAFRRDPGRVFPLRGRGLTIFVPASGDPRAADGRTSQRRDFGTGSLLH from the coding sequence ATGCCCATCGAATTTCTCAACGACCTGCAGCGGCGCTCCCACGGCCGTTTCAACGCGGAACCGACCCCGGATCAATTGGCGCGCTACTTCCACCTCGATGATGCCGATCGGGCCCTCATCCACGCGCACCGCGGCGATCACAACCGGTTAGGGTTTGCCGTCCAGCTCTGCATGGCCCGGTTCCCCGGCACTTTCCTCGAAACGCCCTCCGAGACCCCGAAAGGCGTGATCGCCTTTGTGGGCCAGCAATTGGGGATCCGGGAGTTGACCGCGTTTACCGAGTACTGCGACGGTCGGACGCGCAAAGCGCACGTGAGCGAGATCCGGCGGCGGTACGGGTTTTGTGACTTCAGCGACCGCTCGGGCCGATTCCGGCTTCAGCGCTGGCTCTACGCGCTCTGCTGGACGGGGACCGATCGGCCCGGGGTGCTTTTCGACCGGGCCGTGGCTTGGCTGATTACCCATAAAATCCTGCTGCCGGGCGTGACGGTGCTCGAGCGGCTGGTCGCTCGCATTCGCCGTCGGACCCACGAACGGGTCTGGGGCCTACTCACCCAGGCTCTAGCGGCCGAAACGACGATCAAGCTTGAGGCCCTTCTGCGGATTCCGGACGGCGGCCACGCGTCGGTGTCGGACCACCTGCGAAAAGGCCCGGCTGCGCACGCTCAAGGACCTGGATGCGGCCGCGATTCAGCTGAGCCAAGTCGGCCGGCTCCTCTTGGACCGGAGCGTCCCGGACGCCGCGGTCCGCGGGGCCGCGTTCGCCCGCGTCGTGCCCGAAGCGTTGGAAGCCGCGGTGGGCCAAGTGGAGCGCTTGGTCCGCCCCCCGGAAGACGTCTACTATCAAGAGCTCTGCGAGAGCTTTCGTCGGGTGCGCACCTTTTTGCCCAGCCTGCTGCGGACGGTGCGTTTCGGCGCGACCCCGGCCGCGTTTTCCCGTTACGTGGTCGTGGGTTGACGATCTTCGTACCGGCCTCTGGGGATCCGCGGGCGGCTGACGGTAGAACGTCCCAACGGCGCGACTTTGGGACCGGTTCCCTCCTCCACTAA